Proteins from one Candidatus Sulfotelmatobacter sp. genomic window:
- a CDS encoding TIGR00300 family protein: MSSASPSGTVVRRIELRGHIIDSGIFNRVLGILTDDDRTAYVIEEFESGQTKTEPSYARLRIEAEDPQHLDEILEKLQRDAGVEVLDEGDVALEPAPADGVLPDDFYATTNYATQVRVRGVWLEVANPEMDCAIVLDDGGAVTVAPSDVKRGDAVVVGHAGVKIAIPPRARKRDVFEFMASAVSSEKPRHALLGELARELLAVLRAGKRVLLVGGPAIIHTGAGPYLAELIRDGYVNALYAGNALAVHDIESQFFGTSLGVKLEDAFPAEEGHVHHLRTVNRIRALGGIREAIDAGLLTGGVMYEAYRKHIPVVLCGSIRDDGPLPDVITDVIECQRAMRRHVPEFGMALLVCTLLHSIAVGNLLPASCKTVCVDINPSSVTKLTDRGSHQTLGIVMDASSFLRELSLALRVAEAEAIATR, encoded by the coding sequence ATGAGCTCCGCTTCGCCGTCTGGAACGGTCGTCCGCCGGATCGAGCTGCGCGGGCACATCATCGACTCCGGCATCTTCAACCGCGTCCTGGGCATCCTGACCGACGACGACCGGACCGCGTACGTCATCGAAGAGTTCGAGTCGGGACAGACCAAGACCGAGCCCTCGTACGCGCGGCTGCGGATCGAAGCCGAAGACCCGCAGCATCTCGACGAGATCCTCGAGAAGCTGCAGCGCGACGCCGGCGTCGAGGTGCTCGACGAGGGCGACGTGGCGCTGGAACCGGCCCCGGCCGACGGCGTCCTGCCCGACGACTTCTACGCGACGACGAACTACGCGACCCAGGTGCGGGTGCGCGGCGTGTGGCTCGAGGTCGCCAACCCGGAGATGGACTGCGCGATCGTGCTCGACGACGGCGGCGCGGTGACGGTGGCGCCGTCCGACGTGAAGCGCGGCGACGCGGTCGTGGTCGGACACGCCGGCGTGAAGATCGCGATCCCGCCTCGCGCGCGCAAGCGCGACGTGTTCGAGTTCATGGCCAGCGCCGTCTCCTCCGAGAAGCCGCGCCACGCGCTGCTCGGCGAGCTGGCGCGCGAGCTGCTGGCGGTGCTGCGCGCCGGGAAGCGGGTGCTGCTGGTCGGCGGCCCCGCGATCATCCACACCGGCGCCGGACCGTACCTGGCCGAGCTGATTCGCGACGGCTACGTCAACGCGCTCTACGCGGGCAACGCGCTGGCCGTGCACGACATCGAGTCGCAGTTCTTCGGCACCTCGCTGGGCGTCAAGCTCGAAGACGCCTTCCCCGCCGAAGAGGGCCACGTTCACCACTTGCGCACGGTCAACCGCATCCGCGCGCTGGGCGGCATTCGGGAAGCGATCGACGCGGGGCTGCTGACCGGCGGCGTGATGTACGAGGCCTACCGCAAGCACATTCCGGTCGTGCTGTGCGGTTCGATCCGCGACGACGGCCCGCTGCCGGACGTCATCACCGACGTCATCGAGTGTCAGCGCGCGATGCGCCGCCACGTCCCCGAGTTCGGGATGGCGCTGTTGGTCTGCACGCTGCTGCATTCGATCGCGGTCGGCAACCTGTTGCCGGCCTCGTGCAAGACGGTCTGCGTCGACATCAACCCCTCGTCGGTCACCAAGCTGACCGATCGCGGCTCGCACCAGACGCTGGGGATCGTCATGGACGCGTCCTCGTTCTTGCGCGAGCTGAGCCTGGCGCTGCGGGTGGCGGAAGCGGAAGCGATCGCGACCCGCTGA
- a CDS encoding ATP-binding cassette domain-containing protein: MGSLVLSGVARSFGSVAAVRDVSFTVPSGITFGLLGPNGAGKTTTMRMILGILIPDRGTVSWDGRAVDLRVRRQFGYLPEERGLYAKLKVRDQIAYFGRLHGVMPPYDARRAEAWIERLGLQAYADRPCGELSKGNQQKVQVACAALHQPSLLVLDEPFSGLDPVNADMLLATLRELQREGTSLILSSHQMWQIEDLCEQFCIIAEGTVRAAGTLTELRAGWPTRVVEVEPATTPLRAILDATPGARAIAGPNAGTLTYEVPADLDTAALLRDLVGAGAITRFARLEPRLQDVYLRAIGAAA, translated from the coding sequence GTGGGTAGCCTGGTCCTTTCCGGCGTCGCGCGATCCTTCGGTTCGGTGGCCGCAGTCCGCGACGTCTCCTTCACCGTCCCGAGCGGGATCACGTTCGGCCTGCTCGGTCCCAACGGCGCCGGCAAGACGACGACGATGCGGATGATCCTCGGCATCCTCATCCCCGACCGCGGCACGGTGAGCTGGGACGGCCGGGCCGTCGACTTGCGCGTGCGCCGGCAGTTCGGCTACCTCCCCGAGGAGCGCGGACTGTACGCCAAGCTCAAGGTGCGCGACCAGATCGCGTACTTCGGGCGGCTGCACGGCGTGATGCCGCCCTACGACGCGCGGCGCGCCGAGGCGTGGATCGAGCGGCTGGGACTCCAAGCGTACGCGGACCGGCCGTGCGGCGAGCTCTCGAAAGGCAACCAGCAGAAGGTCCAAGTCGCCTGCGCCGCGCTGCATCAGCCGTCCTTGCTCGTCCTGGACGAGCCCTTCTCCGGGCTCGATCCCGTCAACGCCGACATGCTGCTGGCGACGCTGCGCGAGCTGCAGCGCGAAGGCACCTCGCTGATCCTCTCCTCGCACCAGATGTGGCAGATCGAGGACCTGTGCGAGCAGTTCTGCATCATCGCGGAGGGGACGGTACGAGCCGCCGGGACGCTGACCGAGCTGCGCGCGGGCTGGCCGACGCGCGTCGTGGAGGTCGAACCGGCGACGACCCCGTTGCGCGCGATCCTCGACGCGACGCCCGGCGCGCGCGCGATCGCCGGACCGAACGCCGGGACGCTGACGTACGAGGTTCCGGCCGACCTCGACACCGCGGCGCTGCTGCGGGATTTGGTCGGCGCCGGCGCCATCACGCGGTTCGCGCGCCTCGAGCCGCGGCTCCAGGACGTCTACCTGCGCGCGATCGGAGCCGCGGCATGA
- the rsmI gene encoding 16S rRNA (cytidine(1402)-2'-O)-methyltransferase yields the protein MGLVFVPTPLGNLRDVTLRALDVLRDAPLVVAEDSRVARRLLTALGLGAKDVWTYQEHNARAVTPGILERARTETVAVVTDAGTPGISDPGSALVAAARAAGIPVEVLPGPAAFVVAAVLSGFDLRSFRFAGFPPRASGARRTAFRAALGETTVWYEAPHRIRAALADLAAVAPERRVFLVRELTKLYEQQVLGTAAEIDAALAEPVRGEIAFVVEGDPASDASDAVSPDELDAAIDAGLAEGLTISALAKRLADAGHGERRHLYAQASARKAERAGSDVE from the coding sequence ATGGGGCTCGTGTTCGTACCGACGCCGCTCGGCAACCTTCGCGACGTGACGCTGCGCGCGCTCGACGTCCTGCGCGACGCCCCGCTGGTGGTGGCCGAAGACTCGCGGGTCGCGCGGCGGCTGCTGACCGCGCTCGGCCTGGGCGCCAAGGACGTTTGGACCTACCAGGAGCACAACGCGCGCGCGGTCACGCCCGGCATCCTCGAGCGGGCCCGGACCGAGACGGTCGCGGTCGTCACCGACGCCGGAACGCCCGGGATCAGCGATCCCGGCTCGGCGCTGGTCGCCGCCGCCCGGGCGGCCGGCATCCCGGTCGAGGTGCTGCCGGGTCCGGCGGCCTTCGTCGTCGCCGCCGTGCTCTCGGGGTTCGACTTGCGCAGCTTTCGCTTTGCCGGGTTCCCCCCGCGCGCGAGCGGCGCCCGCCGAACGGCGTTTCGCGCGGCGCTCGGCGAGACGACGGTCTGGTACGAGGCGCCGCACCGCATCCGCGCGGCGCTGGCCGACTTGGCGGCAGTCGCGCCCGAGCGGCGCGTGTTCCTGGTCCGCGAGCTGACCAAGCTCTACGAGCAGCAAGTGCTGGGCACGGCCGCCGAGATCGACGCGGCCCTGGCGGAGCCGGTGCGCGGTGAGATCGCGTTCGTCGTCGAGGGCGATCCCGCGTCGGACGCGAGCGACGCCGTATCGCCGGACGAGCTCGACGCCGCGATCGACGCGGGCCTGGCGGAAGGGCTGACGATCTCGGCGCTCGCGAAGCGGCTGGCCGACGCCGGCCACGGCGAACGGCGTCACCTCTACGCGCAGGCCAGTGCGCGCAAGGCGGAACGCGCCGGGTCAGACGTCGAGTAG
- a CDS encoding metallophosphatase domain-containing protein, which translates to MRLVAVSDTHGHLPAHAVPDGDVLIHAGDLTRMGTLEQIAAAGAWLRSLPHRDKIVIAGNHDFAFEREPAAALAAFGEGFTYLLDAGVTIAGVRFWGSPWQPQFFDWAFNLDRGAPLAEKWALVPGDTDVLITHGPPQGILDRTAGGDAAGCADLLARVAAVRPRAHVFGHIHEAAGVVERDGTTFVNASICDLRYRPVNPPRVLDL; encoded by the coding sequence GTGAGGCTGGTCGCGGTCTCCGACACGCACGGCCATCTGCCGGCGCACGCGGTCCCCGACGGCGACGTCCTCATCCACGCCGGCGATCTGACGCGCATGGGGACGCTCGAGCAGATCGCCGCCGCGGGCGCGTGGCTGCGCAGCTTACCGCACCGCGACAAGATCGTCATCGCCGGCAACCACGACTTCGCCTTCGAACGCGAACCGGCGGCGGCGCTGGCGGCGTTCGGCGAGGGCTTCACCTACCTGCTCGACGCGGGCGTGACGATCGCGGGCGTTCGGTTCTGGGGCTCGCCGTGGCAGCCGCAGTTCTTCGACTGGGCCTTCAACCTCGATCGCGGCGCGCCGCTGGCGGAGAAGTGGGCGCTGGTCCCCGGCGATACCGACGTGCTGATCACGCACGGGCCGCCGCAGGGCATCCTCGATCGCACCGCCGGCGGCGACGCGGCCGGCTGCGCGGATTTGCTCGCGCGCGTCGCCGCCGTGCGCCCGCGCGCGCACGTCTTCGGGCACATCCACGAAGCCGCCGGCGTCGTCGAACGCGACGGCACGACGTTCGTCAACGCCTCGATCTGCGATCTGCGCTACCGGCCGGTGAACCCGCCGCGCGTGCTCGACCTCTGA
- a CDS encoding MFS transporter codes for MPRALLPILAITFVDILGFTLLIPLLPFYATTLGASPVVVGAIYATVAVCSLLSSPLWGRLSDRIGRRGVLLAAQVAALIGFVLLASSNTLWMIFVARAIEGLGGGGLGITQAYVTDVTAPEQRARAFGLVGATFGLGFLIGPATAGLLVRFGYHVPFAAAAGLELITVMLTLTLLPESRGAVTTLPPLREVKRSLTTAPLGRLVLTQFAFSIGFTSWIGGFALFAQRVLGFGPERTSQVYILFAVVGIVVQVALIGRLVAWLGEGRVALAGFACAILAYATVAFIDRAAFFYPFIVLWSISGSLIRPTLGSLIADAAPGDQRGTILSINDSLNNVAFIVGPLIATRVLMAAPHLTGIVPAFFSAVALALGLGLLMRAPRAEGRLAT; via the coding sequence GTGCCGCGCGCGCTGCTGCCGATCCTGGCGATCACCTTCGTCGACATCCTCGGCTTCACGCTGCTGATCCCGCTGCTGCCGTTCTATGCGACCACGCTCGGCGCGTCGCCGGTGGTGGTCGGCGCGATCTACGCGACGGTGGCCGTCTGCTCGCTGCTCTCCTCGCCGCTGTGGGGACGGCTGAGCGACCGCATCGGGCGGCGCGGCGTGCTGCTGGCCGCCCAAGTCGCCGCGCTGATCGGCTTCGTGCTGCTGGCCTCCAGCAACACGTTGTGGATGATCTTCGTCGCGCGCGCGATCGAAGGGCTCGGCGGCGGGGGCCTGGGGATCACGCAGGCCTACGTCACCGACGTCACCGCGCCCGAGCAGCGCGCGCGGGCGTTCGGCTTGGTCGGCGCGACCTTCGGGCTGGGCTTTCTGATCGGACCGGCGACGGCCGGGCTGCTGGTCCGCTTCGGCTACCACGTCCCGTTCGCGGCCGCCGCCGGCCTCGAGCTGATCACGGTCATGCTCACGCTCACGCTGCTGCCCGAGTCACGCGGCGCGGTCACCACGCTGCCGCCGCTGCGCGAGGTCAAACGCTCGCTCACGACCGCACCGCTGGGCCGGCTCGTGCTCACGCAGTTCGCGTTCTCGATCGGCTTCACGTCGTGGATCGGCGGCTTCGCCCTGTTCGCGCAGCGCGTGCTCGGGTTCGGGCCCGAGCGCACCTCGCAGGTCTACATCCTCTTCGCCGTGGTCGGCATCGTCGTGCAGGTCGCGCTGATCGGCCGGCTCGTCGCGTGGCTGGGTGAAGGCCGCGTCGCGCTGGCCGGTTTCGCGTGCGCGATCCTCGCCTACGCGACGGTCGCCTTCATCGACCGGGCGGCGTTCTTCTACCCGTTCATCGTGCTGTGGTCGATCTCGGGCTCGCTGATTCGGCCGACGCTGGGATCGCTGATCGCCGACGCGGCGCCCGGCGATCAGCGCGGGACGATCCTGAGCATCAACGACAGCCTCAACAACGTCGCGTTCATCGTCGGACCGCTCATCGCGACGCGCGTCTTGATGGCCGCGCCGCATTTGACCGGCATCGTGCCGGCCTTCTTCTCGGCGGTCGCGCTGGCGCTCGGACTCGGGCTGCTGATGCGCGCGCCGCGCGCCGAAGGACGGCTGGCGACGTGA
- the metG gene encoding methionine--tRNA ligase gives MSERGFYVTTPIYYISGTPHIGHAYTSIAADILVRTARAHGPARALTGTDEHGQKVAAAAEAAGQTPHEYVDALVPRWRQLLAAYETSFDDFIRTTEPRHAHTCLALFERMRANGDVYEGVYEGWYCTNDETFWPEAKLIDGRCPNPECRRPVQWLSEKNWFFRLSAYTERLRAHFLANPNFLRPQSRYNEMMALLDEGLEDLSISRSSFDWGIPLPGGGVLYVWFDALINYISALGWPEDPDGLFAAFWPGLHLIGKEIARFHTLIWPAMLWSAGLEAPARVFAHGWILVEGEKMSKSVGNVIEPFALVREFGADAVRYFLFREAPFGSDFSISLEKLRQRHNSDLGNDLGNLLRRSLAMLARYRDGLVPEPPATSELAERFADVPALVRDHVAALRFREALDEIWNLVGALNRAIDERKPWELYKQERGVELDALLYELCEGLRWLALLLFPFMPVKTSEIWRQLGLDGTPERTWADALQWGLLAPGTQTTPGDPLFPRLEAAAV, from the coding sequence GTGTCCGAGCGCGGCTTCTACGTCACCACCCCCATCTATTACATCAGCGGAACGCCGCACATCGGGCACGCGTACACCTCGATCGCGGCCGACATCCTGGTGCGCACCGCGCGGGCGCACGGCCCGGCGCGCGCGCTGACCGGCACCGACGAGCACGGCCAGAAGGTCGCCGCCGCCGCCGAGGCGGCCGGGCAGACGCCGCACGAGTACGTCGACGCGCTCGTCCCGCGCTGGCGCCAGCTCTTGGCCGCCTACGAGACCAGCTTCGACGACTTCATCCGCACCACCGAGCCGCGACACGCGCACACGTGTCTGGCGCTGTTCGAGCGAATGCGCGCCAACGGCGACGTCTACGAGGGCGTCTACGAAGGCTGGTACTGCACCAACGACGAGACGTTCTGGCCCGAAGCCAAGCTCATCGACGGCCGCTGTCCGAATCCCGAGTGCCGCCGTCCGGTGCAGTGGCTCTCGGAGAAGAACTGGTTCTTCCGGCTCTCGGCGTACACCGAGCGTTTGCGCGCGCACTTCCTGGCCAATCCGAACTTCTTGCGGCCGCAGTCGCGCTACAACGAGATGATGGCGCTGCTCGACGAAGGGCTCGAGGATCTCTCGATCTCGCGCTCGTCGTTCGACTGGGGCATCCCGCTGCCCGGCGGCGGCGTGCTCTACGTCTGGTTCGACGCGCTGATCAACTACATCAGCGCGCTGGGCTGGCCCGAGGATCCCGACGGCCTGTTCGCCGCGTTCTGGCCCGGGCTGCACTTGATCGGCAAGGAGATCGCGCGCTTCCACACGCTGATCTGGCCGGCCATGCTGTGGTCGGCGGGACTCGAAGCGCCGGCACGCGTCTTCGCGCACGGCTGGATCCTGGTCGAAGGCGAGAAGATGTCGAAGTCGGTCGGCAACGTCATCGAGCCGTTCGCGCTGGTGCGCGAGTTCGGCGCCGACGCGGTGCGCTATTTCCTGTTCCGCGAAGCGCCGTTCGGCAGCGACTTCTCGATCTCGCTCGAGAAGCTGCGCCAGCGCCACAACAGCGATCTGGGCAACGATCTGGGCAACCTGCTGCGCCGTTCGCTGGCGATGCTGGCACGCTACCGCGACGGCCTGGTTCCCGAGCCGCCGGCCACCAGCGAGCTGGCCGAACGCTTCGCCGACGTGCCGGCGCTGGTGCGCGATCACGTCGCGGCGCTGCGCTTTCGCGAAGCGCTCGACGAGATCTGGAACCTGGTCGGCGCGCTCAACCGCGCGATCGACGAACGCAAGCCGTGGGAGCTCTACAAGCAGGAACGCGGCGTCGAGCTCGACGCGCTGCTCTACGAGCTGTGCGAGGGGCTGCGCTGGCTGGCGCTGCTGCTGTTCCCCTTCATGCCGGTCAAGACGAGCGAGATCTGGCGACAGCTCGGCCTGGACGGCACGCCCGAACGCACCTGGGCCGACGCGCTGCAATGGGGACTGCTCGCCCCCGGTACCCAGACGACCCCCGGCGACCCGCTCTTCCCGCGCCTCGAAGCGGCCGCGGTGTAA
- a CDS encoding ABC transporter permease encodes MSTLAVIFNAEFVRRIRSRPYLIGTAIGALGVALIAVIPSFMVHAVSSSTRNLVLVGPPALTTPAGAALRPDFSVVAVLPRLDATPTLAFLDAHRHASAVATLSRTGSRLHALVYARDPSLFPSSFARDLGPLQIALATGAPLESVRSRLTVPIDVRDVAGRFENAGEADAAKAVAYLFVLLLYLAILLNAQAISTSVTEEKTNRIAELLVAAVDPVQLLTAKILAATATGFVQLGVWTAIGFLAGSKLTEGFTNGDVGANAGPLAISSSEILLFVAFFLVGFAQYSVLFAGGASLVSRTEDVGSITGPLMLPVVGAFVLAQLGIQFPNGPLMSSASFVPLLAPFVMFTRIAVTPVPAWQIALSLAINVAAAILFALIAGRVYRVGMLLYGRPPSLRQIVAAMRA; translated from the coding sequence ATGAGCACGCTGGCGGTGATCTTCAACGCGGAGTTCGTGCGCCGCATCCGCTCGCGGCCCTACCTGATCGGGACCGCGATCGGCGCGCTCGGCGTCGCCCTCATCGCGGTGATCCCCTCGTTCATGGTCCACGCCGTCAGCAGCTCGACGCGCAACCTCGTGCTGGTCGGTCCGCCGGCCCTCACGACGCCGGCCGGGGCGGCGCTGCGTCCCGACTTCAGCGTCGTCGCGGTCCTCCCACGGCTCGACGCGACGCCGACCCTCGCCTTTCTCGACGCGCACCGCCACGCCAGCGCGGTGGCGACGCTCTCGCGCACCGGTAGCCGCCTCCACGCGCTCGTCTACGCCCGCGACCCCTCGCTCTTCCCCTCGTCCTTCGCGCGCGATCTCGGTCCGCTGCAAATCGCGCTCGCGACCGGTGCGCCGCTCGAGAGCGTTCGCTCTCGCTTGACCGTGCCGATCGACGTGCGCGACGTCGCCGGACGCTTCGAGAACGCCGGCGAGGCCGATGCCGCGAAAGCCGTGGCGTACCTGTTCGTGCTCTTGCTCTATCTGGCGATCTTGCTCAACGCGCAGGCGATCTCGACCTCGGTCACCGAGGAGAAGACGAATCGCATCGCCGAGCTGCTCGTCGCCGCGGTCGATCCGGTGCAGCTGCTGACGGCCAAGATCCTGGCCGCCACGGCGACCGGCTTCGTGCAGCTCGGCGTGTGGACGGCGATCGGCTTTCTCGCGGGCAGCAAGCTCACCGAGGGCTTCACGAACGGCGACGTCGGCGCGAACGCGGGCCCGCTGGCGATCAGCAGCAGCGAGATCCTCTTGTTCGTCGCGTTCTTCCTGGTCGGCTTCGCGCAGTACAGCGTCCTCTTCGCCGGGGGCGCGTCGCTGGTGAGCCGCACCGAAGACGTCGGCAGCATCACCGGTCCGCTCATGCTGCCGGTGGTCGGCGCGTTCGTGCTCGCGCAGCTGGGGATCCAGTTCCCCAACGGCCCGCTCATGTCGAGCGCGTCGTTCGTTCCGCTGCTCGCGCCGTTCGTGATGTTCACGCGCATCGCGGTGACGCCGGTCCCGGCCTGGCAGATCGCGCTCTCGCTGGCGATCAACGTCGCGGCCGCGATCCTGTTCGCGCTGATCGCGGGACGCGTCTACCGGGTCGGCATGCTGCTCTACGGCCGGCCGCCGTCGCTGCGCCAGATCGTCGCGGCCATGCGGGCCTGA
- a CDS encoding Uma2 family endonuclease, whose translation MIESRDTPMAVVFRPITPPTDEELMQLHELNGGYSVERLADGSLLVTPNGAGSDLRNSELVLQLMVWSKAFRLGQVFGPTAGYRLPDSSVFAPDGSFVRAERWNVLDAAQRENYFAGTPDAVFEIRSKSDRHGAQVRKCANWSRHGAHLVVLVDPYERTVDRWVDGAHQELGSISQLDCGPVMPGFVLDVVALLDV comes from the coding sequence GTGATAGAATCGCGTGACACGCCGATGGCCGTCGTCTTCCGTCCGATCACCCCGCCGACCGACGAAGAGCTCATGCAGCTGCACGAGCTCAACGGCGGTTATTCCGTCGAGCGCTTGGCCGACGGGAGCCTGCTGGTGACCCCGAACGGCGCCGGGTCCGACCTGCGGAACAGCGAGCTGGTCCTTCAGCTCATGGTGTGGAGCAAAGCGTTCCGCCTCGGTCAGGTCTTCGGTCCGACCGCCGGCTATCGTCTGCCTGACTCATCGGTCTTCGCTCCGGACGGTTCGTTCGTGCGCGCGGAGCGGTGGAACGTCCTCGACGCTGCCCAGCGCGAGAACTATTTCGCCGGGACGCCCGACGCCGTCTTCGAGATTCGCTCGAAGAGCGATCGGCACGGCGCGCAGGTGCGCAAGTGCGCGAACTGGTCGCGCCACGGCGCACATCTGGTCGTCCTCGTCGACCCCTACGAACGGACCGTCGATCGCTGGGTCGACGGCGCCCACCAAGAGCTGGGGTCGATTTCGCAGCTCGACTGCGGACCCGTGATGCCGGGCTTCGTCCTCGACGTGGTGGCGCTACTCGACGTCTGA
- a CDS encoding TatD family hydrolase, producing MIDTHAHVHDRAFDEDRDAMLARARDAGVEQIVTVGCDLDDSRRACVIAESFHLFSTIGIHPHEAKDAPADLDGAFDALRAQYGDRIVAVGETGLDYYYDHSPRPVQQAVLAAQLRYARERALPLVFHQRDAHDDFVDALRAGYDPASQRGIVHCFTGTAEQARQFTGEFGLLLGIGGVVTFKTAGGLREAVAAVGLEHLVLETDCPYLAPVPRRGQRNEPAYVADTARVVAEVLGVAGATVSARTDANARGVFGPRV from the coding sequence ATGATCGATACGCATGCGCACGTGCACGATCGCGCCTTCGACGAAGACCGCGACGCAATGCTTGCGCGGGCTCGCGACGCAGGCGTCGAGCAGATCGTAACGGTCGGATGCGACCTCGACGATAGCCGGCGTGCCTGCGTCATAGCTGAGTCCTTTCACCTTTTCTCCACCATCGGCATCCACCCGCACGAGGCCAAGGACGCCCCCGCCGACCTGGACGGCGCGTTCGACGCGCTGCGCGCGCAGTACGGCGACCGGATCGTCGCGGTCGGCGAGACGGGCTTGGACTACTACTACGACCACAGCCCGCGGCCGGTGCAGCAGGCGGTTCTGGCGGCCCAATTGCGCTACGCGCGCGAGCGCGCGCTGCCGCTCGTCTTCCATCAGCGCGACGCGCACGACGACTTCGTCGACGCCCTGCGCGCCGGTTACGATCCGGCCTCGCAGCGCGGCATCGTCCACTGCTTCACCGGGACCGCCGAGCAGGCGCGCCAGTTCACCGGCGAGTTCGGGCTGCTGCTGGGGATCGGGGGCGTGGTCACCTTCAAGACGGCCGGCGGGCTGCGGGAAGCGGTCGCCGCGGTCGGTCTCGAGCACCTCGTCCTCGAAACCGACTGCCCGTACCTGGCCCCCGTCCCCCGTCGCGGCCAGCGCAACGAGCCGGCGTACGTCGCCGACACGGCCCGCGTGGTGGCCGAAGTGCTCGGCGTCGCGGGCGCGACGGTGAGCGCGCGGACCGACGCCAACGCGCGCGGGGTCTTTGGTCCGCGCGTCTAA